A region of Thermococcus sp. DNA encodes the following proteins:
- a CDS encoding 50S ribosomal protein L30 gives MAKFALIRLRSGIRAKGEVRDTLAMLRLHRINHLVLVDDNPSYNGMVQKVKDYITWGEIDKETLAALIRKRGRLIGNKPVTDEYVKEKLGMSIDEFAQKIVDGEMKLGDLPSVKPVFRLHPPRGGLKGSKKRSFKEGGALGYRGEKINELIERML, from the coding sequence ATGGCAAAGTTCGCACTCATCAGGCTTAGGAGCGGGATAAGGGCGAAGGGTGAGGTCAGGGACACCCTCGCCATGCTCCGTCTCCACAGGATAAACCACCTCGTCCTCGTCGACGACAACCCGAGCTACAATGGAATGGTCCAGAAGGTCAAGGACTACATCACCTGGGGTGAGATTGACAAGGAAACCCTCGCCGCCCTCATCAGGAAGAGGGGCAGGCTCATCGGCAACAAGCCGGTTACCGATGAGTACGTCAAGGAGAAGCTTGGTATGAGCATAGATGAGTTCGCCCAAAAGATCGTGGACGGTGAGATGAAGCTTGGGGACCTCCCCAGTGTGAAACCGGTCTTCAGGCTTCACCCACCAAGGGGCGGCCTAAAAGGAAGCAAGAAGCGCTCGTTCAAGGAGGGCGGGGCACTTGGTTATCGCGGCGAGAAGATAAACGAGCTCATTGAGAGAATGCTCTGA
- a CDS encoding 50S ribosomal protein L32e, with the protein MNEKARLLRIRARIKRKKPRFLRQEWWRFPKFKNNPKWRRPKGIDSKLRLKKKGKARSPSIGWRSPRAVRGLHPSGYEEILVHNVRELEAIDSTKQAARIAGTVGARRRETILARAKELGVKVLNP; encoded by the coding sequence ATGAACGAGAAAGCGAGACTCCTTAGGATAAGGGCCAGGATCAAGAGGAAGAAACCGCGCTTCCTCAGGCAGGAGTGGTGGAGGTTCCCGAAGTTCAAGAACAATCCCAAGTGGCGCAGGCCGAAGGGAATTGACAGCAAACTCAGGCTTAAGAAGAAAGGCAAAGCTCGCTCCCCCAGCATTGGATGGAGATCTCCAAGGGCCGTTCGTGGACTACATCCGAGCGGGTATGAAGAGATCCTCGTCCACAACGTTAGGGAGCTTGAGGCCATAGACTCGACCAAGCAGGCCGCCAGGATAGCCGGAACCGTTGGAGCCAGGAGGAGGGAGACCATACTCGCCAGGGCAAAAGAGCTTGGCGTTAAGGTACTCAACCCGTGA
- a CDS encoding 50S ribosomal protein L18, producing MAHGPRYRVPFRRRRGGKTNYHKRLALLKSGKPRLVVRKTLNHHVAQIVVYDPKGDRTIVSAHTKELMRDFGWKSHGGNTPSAYLLGLLIGYKAKKAGIEEAILDIGLHPPTRGSSIFAVLKGAVDAGLNIPHSEEIYPEDYRITGEHVANYARALKEKDESLYQKQFSGYLTRGLEPEKLPEHFEDVKGRIIEKFEGARE from the coding sequence ATGGCACACGGACCAAGGTATAGGGTTCCATTCAGAAGGAGGAGAGGGGGTAAGACTAACTATCACAAGAGGCTCGCCCTCCTCAAGTCCGGAAAGCCCAGGCTTGTTGTGAGGAAGACCCTCAACCACCACGTAGCCCAGATAGTGGTTTACGACCCGAAGGGGGACAGAACGATAGTCTCAGCACACACCAAGGAGCTCATGAGGGACTTCGGCTGGAAGAGCCACGGAGGCAACACACCTTCAGCCTACCTGCTCGGTCTCCTCATAGGCTACAAGGCCAAGAAGGCCGGAATCGAGGAGGCCATCCTTGACATAGGCCTCCACCCTCCGACCAGGGGTTCGAGCATCTTCGCCGTGCTGAAGGGCGCCGTTGACGCTGGACTCAACATCCCGCACAGCGAGGAGATATACCCCGAGGACTACAGGATAACCGGTGAACATGTTGCCAACTACGCCAGGGCCCTTAAGGAGAAGGATGAAAGCCTCTACCAGAAACAGTTCTCAGGTTATCTCACCAGAGGATTAGAGCCTGAGAAGCTCCCTGAGCACTTTGAGGATGTTAAAGGTAGGATAATCGAGAAGTTTGAGGGGGCGAGAGAATGA
- a CDS encoding 50S ribosomal protein L19e: MLKMQRRIAADLLKCGENRVWIDPEKMEDVAAAITREDIKRLIHDGVIKKKPVRGQSTYRAKLRAEARKKGRHRGPGSRKGKKTARMGKKERWMMTIRALRRELRKLKADGKLDEHAYRRLYIRAKGGQFKNKRQLYLFMQEHDILKE, from the coding sequence ATGCTCAAGATGCAGAGGAGAATTGCCGCTGATTTGTTGAAGTGCGGTGAGAACAGGGTATGGATCGATCCTGAGAAGATGGAGGATGTCGCTGCCGCAATAACCCGTGAGGATATAAAGAGACTCATCCATGATGGCGTAATCAAGAAGAAGCCTGTTAGAGGACAGAGTACATACAGAGCTAAACTCCGGGCAGAGGCCAGGAAGAAGGGCCGTCACAGGGGGCCGGGAAGCAGGAAAGGCAAGAAGACAGCCAGGATGGGCAAGAAGGAACGCTGGATGATGACCATCAGGGCCCTCAGGAGGGAGCTTAGGAAACTCAAGGCGGATGGCAAGCTCGACGAGCACGCATACAGAAGACTCTACATCAGAGCCAAGGGCGGCCAGTTCAAGAACAAGCGACAGCTCTACCTGTTCATGCAGGAGCACGATATACTGAAGGAGTGA
- the rpsE gene encoding 30S ribosomal protein S5, with translation MSDPREMTQRVLEEWQPRTKLGRLVKEGQITDIHEIFRKGYQIKEPEIVDVLLPEVNLRENQEVLDIALTVRMTDSGRRIRFRVLAAVGNRDGYVGLGIGHGKEVGIAIRKAINYAKMNIIEIKRGCGSWECRCRRPHSIPFAVEGKEGSVRVKLMPGPRGLGLVIGDVGKKILSLAGVQDVWSQTLGETRTTVNFAKAVFTALYNTNSVAIKPEDIERYGIIVGREMSANFQIE, from the coding sequence ATGAGCGACCCGAGAGAGATGACCCAGCGCGTTCTTGAGGAGTGGCAGCCGAGGACCAAGCTCGGCAGGCTCGTCAAGGAGGGCCAGATAACTGACATTCACGAGATATTCCGTAAGGGCTACCAGATCAAGGAGCCTGAGATAGTGGATGTCCTCCTCCCGGAGGTCAACCTCAGGGAGAACCAGGAGGTTCTCGACATAGCTCTCACCGTCAGGATGACCGACAGCGGCAGGCGCATAAGGTTCCGTGTTCTCGCCGCTGTGGGCAACAGGGACGGTTACGTCGGCCTCGGAATCGGCCATGGGAAGGAGGTTGGAATAGCCATCAGGAAGGCCATCAACTACGCCAAAATGAACATCATCGAGATCAAGCGCGGCTGTGGAAGCTGGGAGTGCAGGTGCAGGAGGCCGCACTCGATTCCCTTCGCCGTCGAGGGCAAGGAAGGCAGCGTCCGCGTCAAGCTCATGCCGGGACCGCGTGGACTTGGACTGGTCATCGGTGACGTCGGCAAGAAGATACTCAGCCTCGCCGGCGTCCAGGACGTCTGGTCCCAGACTCTCGGTGAGACGAGAACCACCGTGAACTTCGCCAAGGCGGTCTTCACCGCGCTCTACAACACCAATAGCGTTGCCATTAAGCCGGAGGACATCGAGCGCTATGGCATAATCGTCGGAAGAGAGATGTCAGCAAACTTCCAGATTGAGTGA